The genomic region TAAAAAAAATCAGCAAAGCCCACGGCGGACTGTACCTCACCGGCTATCCCGCGCACAAATGGGAAGAAGGCCGCTTTACCGACCCCTATTTACGGGAATCGCTGCAGGACTACGGTATCATCATCGACACGATGGAATGCTCCGTTACATGGGAGATGATGGGGCGTGTGCATGAAAAGGTTCGCGCCTTTGCAAAATCCCGCCCGAACACGGTCTGTATGACGCACCTTTCCCATGCGTATGAGCAGGGAGCCAATCTCTATTTTATCTTTATCGGAAAATTCCGTGATAAAGAAGAATATGCAGAATATCAGTTCGGTATCTTTGATAATATCATGGAACAGGGCGCTGCGATGAGCCACCACCACGGTGTCGGCAAGATGACGGCCGCATGGGTGGAACAATCGATCGGCACGGATAGGCTGAATATTTTCCGCGCGTTAAAAAAGCATTTTGACCCCGACAATATTATGAACCCGGGCGGCACCCTCGGCATCGACATGACCGATGAGCAAAAGCGTAAACCGAAGTTCTGCAGCAGAACATGGGATAATCCTGCATATTAAGAGGTATCGCTCAAAATAACGGAGCCGCTAAAAAGAGCCGGGGCTGTCCAAAAACTTCAGTTTTGGACAGTTTCCTTAGATTTAGATGCGATGTTTAAAATTAAGTTATTACTGTATAAAGACTTAATTTTAAACTCGCTATCAGCTATGCTGATGACGATGTCCAAAAAGTAACCAACTTTTGAGACATCCCCGGTTTTCGTTTTTAATGCAATTCTTCAAACCCGTAGGTTTCTTCTTTTGTATTAAAGAAATAGTTATAGGATTTGGAAGCCTCTACTGTAATTTCCTGTTTGCTTGCACCGTAGGTTGTTGTAACGGAGCGGTAAAAGAAACCGGGACGAGTTTTTGAAAAAGACGATTCGACGACATGGGTTCCGGGAGTAACATAGAATCCGGTTGAAAGCTTTTCTCTAAAGTAGAACGGGCGCTCCCCGTCGACGCTGCGGATGGTTATCTGTTGAGCGGCACTCGCCAGATAACCGGTTACCGAACTCGTTTTACCGATATATACTTTTACCGCATCGGGATGTTCATTCAGCCAATTTGTAACGCGCTGTTTATCCTTCTTCGTTTTAAAGATTGCAAATGCAAAATAAGCAAGCAGCCCTATCGGAATAAGGATAAAATAATAGATATGTGAAAAACTTGTATTACTCATGATGGTGTCCATGGGTTTTCTCCTTTACGGTTGTCAATTTAGCCGGTTCATCAGTATTGTCCGTGCTGAGTTTGGTTACGGAATCTCTATTGATTCCCAAATCATCCAATAACTTTATAAACTGCGTAATACCGATTAATTCGCAGTCAATCAGTTCTTCATTTTCTCCCTGCCGGGTAAGATAGAGCGAGCATTCCGTATCCCCGCCGGAACTAACGGTTTTTGCCCGTATAGCTGTAGCGGAAATCGAATAGGTATCGATTTTTTTCCCTTTTTTTATCGTCAATGTATTGCCGTCGGTTTCTATAACAATCATGTTGCCGATAATGACAAGCCAAATATAGCCGGCGAAAACTGCTAAAGCTATCAATAGCAATAATACGGAACTTTTAAGCCAAATTGATGCAATAAAAGTCACAAAGAGAGCGGCTCCCGCACCAAAAATGAGATTCACGAGAACTCTGTGCGGACGTGTCTTATAGACATTGCTCATTTTTTCCTCCTAATAAACTTCGGAATCGAAAGCATTATTATAATTGAGCAAGATAGTTTGTCAACCCAATCTAAATTTAGAGGATGCGAATTTACAAGATCGCACAAATAGATTACTGAGACGCCCTATTACACCACATATTGAAATTTCTTTCTACTTTATGGCATACTGCTTTCTGCAAGGAGAATACGATGGAACTCATACATCAAGAAAATAGAATTTATGCGGAAAACGATACCGGAAAAGTTATTGCCGAGGTTACCTTTCCGCAGGAGAATGATTCGACGGTTTGCCTCGACCATACCTTTGTTGATGATTCGCTGAGAGGACAGGGCGTTGCCGGTAAGCTCGTTAAAGAAGTCGTAGACTATGCCCAAAAAAACGGAAAAAAGATACGGCCTCAATGCTCGTATGCAGCTGATTGGTTCAATAAACATTCGGAATACGCGGATTTAGTCGCGCATTAATTAAACCACCAAGCACGCAGAGACCGCAAAGGATTCTAAAAAGAACACTCTTATCGAATTCCTTTTCTTTGCGATCTTGGCGGCCTTTGCGGTTACATTTACCAATTAGTTTATCTTTATCCCTCGCAAAGAGGAGGCACTTGAGTACTTATGAATGTTTTAGCTGAAAAATGTAAAGAAGTTATTTTTTCAGTTTTACCCATTGCCGTGTTAATTTGTATTTTGAACTTCCTTTTTGTGCGAGTTGATTATACTTTTTTTATTCAGTTCTTAATCGGCGTTGTTTTTATCTGCATCGGGCTTACGATATTCCTATTCGGAATAGACATCGGTATTACGCCCATCGGCGACGTGATGGGGCAGTTTATCACTGCGAAAAATAAAATCTCAGTGGTTATTATCGGAGCGCTCATACTCGGCTTTTTTATTTCGATTGCCGAACCCGATTTGCAAATCCTCGGCGATCAAGTGATGCAAGTCACCAAGGGTGCAATCCCGCAAACCACGCTGATTGTTATCGTTTCAATCGGTGTCGCGGTATTTCTTGCCGTCGGATTATTAACCATTGTCTATCACATCCCGCAGCATAAAGCTTTTACTTTCTCGTATGGATTGATATTACTCTGTTCGATTTTTTCGGTACGGGAGGGCATCTCGATTGCCTTTGATTCTTCGGGTGCAACAACCGGTGCAATTACGGTGCCGTTTGTTCTGGCAATAGCAGCAGGTGTTTCCCGCATGAAGAAAAACTCCATTGCATCGGAAACGGATTCTTTCGGGCTTGTCGGGATGGTTTCGGCAGGAGCAATCTTGAGCGTGCTTGCAATAACTTTGATACGGCAGTTACCAGCCTTTGATAATGATTTCAGTATTTCGGAGCCTGCTGCCGGAGCATCAATTCTTACCGCCATCTCCGAAGCGTTTAAGCATGCTGCCTCTGAATCGATGCTGTCGCTGTTACCGATTGCGATTATCTTTTTACTCACCGATGTATGTTCGTTACGGTTGAAAAAAAACACCTTGAGCGGAATTATTAAAGGGATGATTATCACCTTTGTCGGCTTAATGTTATTTTTAGCGGGAGTAAAAACGGGTTTTTTGGATCTCGGCTTCCTGATTGGGCATAAAATCGGAGAGATTGCAAATCTACCGCTCATTTTAATCATCGGGGCTTTTATCGGCTGCGTAGTCATCCTTGCGGAGCCGGCCGTTTATGTATTGACCAAGCAAATTGAAACCGTCAGCGCCGGCTATATTCCGAGAAAGCTGGTACTCATCTTCCTTGCGCTCGGCGTGAGTATTGCGACATTTCTTTCGATGCTGAGGATTCTTATTCCCGCATTTCAACTCTGGCATATTCTATTGCCGGGATATATGGTCGCGCTTGCGCTTTCATGGATTGTGCCGGAGCTGTTTGTCGGTATGGCTTTTGACGCAGGAGGGGTCGCGTCGGGGCCGATGACAGCAACATTCGTGCTCTCCTTTGCGCAAGGGCTGGCGGCAGCAACGCCGGGTGCAAACGTACTTATCGACGGGTTCGGTATTATCGCAGCAGTCGCTTTGGCGCCGGTTATCTCGCTGCAAGTGCTGGGATTACTTTTTTATTTAAAACAAAGGAAGGGGACATGACCGCTTTTTCATTATTGATCATTTTAGTGCCACATGGACAAGCGCGGAAAATTATTCACGAAGGTAGGGAACTCGGCCTTATCGGAGCGACGACGCTGCTTGCTCAAGGTACGGTAAAAAGTAAGCTGCTCGATTTTCTCGGCATCAATCAAATCCAAAAGGAATTGATTTTGACAATGGGAGAACATGATAAACTCACCTCGATTATGGAAGAACTGAACCGGCGGCATAAAGTAACCAGAAAAAATTTCGGCATTGCGTTCATCATTCCGATTACCTATTCAAATAAACATTTCAGCGGAGCAATGCCGCCGGAAACGCAAAAGGAGATACAAGCTATGAAGTCGGCGATTTTTACAATTGTAGATAGAGGACGAGCTAATGATGTTGTGGACGCTACCATAGAAGCGGGAGCACGCGGAGGCACCATCCTTCACGCCCGCGGTTCGGGGGCGAATCAAACAAAGCTGATTTTTGATATTGAAATAGAACCCGAAAAAGAAATTGTCTTAACAATTGTAGACCCCGAACAGGTTGAACCCGTCGTTGCCGCCATCCGCAGCCACAGTGATATCGAAAAGGACGGCCACGGAATCTTATTTGTGCTGCCCATCACCGACGCCTACGGAATAAAATAGTAGAAAAATTACTGGAATATAGTATACTCTAAGAAGGCACTGTAGGTCATAAGGAGTTTTTGTGGTGATAGAAACAACTCTTAAACAAAAAGCGATGGATTATTTTGCAATGCTTGATAATGAGCAGGCTCAAATGGTTATTTCATACATGGAAGCAATTGATTTTTCCACTGAAAAACAACAACGCAGTCTCGCCGACCTAAAGGGTAAAATTCAATTTGCTGATGGATATGATTATAAAGCAATGCGGAGTTCTTAATGATTCTAGTAGATACTTCTGTGCTGATCAATTTTTTTCGTGGCAGGGAAACAGTCGGTACTGTATATTTTGAAAAATTACTTGAAGAACAAAAACATTTTTGTATCAATGAATTTATTTATCAAGAAATTTTGCAAGGTTCAAAAGACGAAAAAGAATTTTCCGTTTTGAAATCTTATTTACGTGACGTACCGTTGTATTCTCTAAGACTCGGTATTTGCTCCTTTGAAAATGCAGCTCTGCTGAATTTTCGTTGTCGTAGAGGAGGGGTTACAATTCGTAGTACGGTCGATTTACTGATTGCAGAAACGGCAATTGAAAATAATATTCCACTTCTACACGATGATGCCGATTTTGTAAATATGGCTCGAATTATTACAGAATTAAAACTTGCTGTGTAAATCAAAACCGCTTAGTACCGTTATGTATTTTTTATAAACTCTTTATCTCTTTATGATTACACTACACCGGTTGCTTCAACATTATCAATAACACCGCCGCCAAGTACCCTACTCCCGCAATAAAATACAGCGGCTTGCCCGCGCGCAACCGCTCGTTCGGGTTCGGTAAAAACAATACGGACTCGGTCAATACCGCTCGGTTCAATGCAGACTTTTTTCAGCTGCTGCCGGTACCGTGTTTTAACCTCCGCGTAAAAAGGCTCCTGCGGCATTTCGGCAATCCAGTTTACCTCCCGCACCGAACAGGCGGCGGCGAGAAGGGAATCACCCGCACCGACGGTAACGGTATTATGCTCTGCCGATTTTTCAACCACGTAAATCGGATAGCCGAACGGCAGAGCAAGTCCCCGCCGCTGCCCGATGGTATAACGGTGCAAGCCGCGGTGCGTACCGACCTTGGCGCCATTGATGTCGATAAAATCTCCTTCGGGAAACGCATTGGGCGCCAATGCTTCGATTACTGCCGTGTAGTCGCCGTCCGGTACAAAGCAAATATCTTGGCTGTCGCTCTTATGTGCATTGACCAACCCGGTTTTTTCCGCAATGAGGCGAACCGCCGGCTTCGTCAGTTCCGCAAGCGGGAAAAACGTCCTGCTGAGCTGCCCTTGGCTCAACAAGGCCAAAAAATAGCTTTGATCTTTCTGCACATCAGCCCCCCGCTCCAGCACATACCGTCCGGACGGCTCCTGAAATACTTTGGCATAATGACCGGTTGCAACCGCATCACAACCTTCCCGTAACGCCTGTTCCAAAAGTAGGCCGAATTTAATCTGTCTATTGCAAATATAACACGGATTCGGCGTTTCTCCGCTGCGGTAGCTTTTTATAAAATAATCGATAATCTGCTTTTGAAATTCGGTACGGAAGTCGTAGACACGGTGCGGAATACCGAGAAGCCGCGCTGCCTGCGCCGCTTCTTCGATAATCCGCTCGGATTGTTCCTTCGCGATGGAAGTCTGTTCATCCAGCAAGCGGAGCGTAACACCACACACGTCATGCCCCTCTTCTATCAGAAGCTTTGCCGCAACGCTAGAATCTACCCCTCCGCTTAAACCTACTGCAATCTTCATTTTTTTATTGCACTCCGCAATGACAGCGCTTTACCGTCTGCGAGCACAACCGCTTCCAATTGTTTATACGTATGGGCAGGAAACTGAATCGGTACGCTTAAAGTACTGCCGATGTAAATCACTTCGACGGCTTTTGTTTCCTTCTGTTCCGTATCGCGGTTCGCCGCAGTGATACGGACGGTAAGCGGCAGCGCATAGTCATCGCTTTGTTCCGTGGCTGCGAACGAAACATTCACATAGAGATGTTCCTGCTGCGTTAAATATTCCAATTTAACCGGAACTCCCTCAATTTTTCCTGACTGCCGATCGGTTTTAAATAAAAATGATGCAAAGGTGAGGGCAAAAACGGCAACAATAGCAAACAGCATAGATCGGGTTGAACGAGTTGCGGTAAGGCTTTTAAGAAGACTCATTTTTTTGATGTAGTCGGGCTCGTACATTTGCTGCACCGCTTCCGGCGCACGCTTTAAACGCTCACTTCGGTCATAGCGGAGATACGAACTTCCCTCATCCCATGAATCCGGTTGGTTATTCATTTTTTGACGCTCCGGTAATTTCGGTTGTCTTCCACCAAACGATGTCCGCCTGCTTGTCCCCTGCAAGGAGCGCCGATAAGATACCATCGGAAGAAAGATGGAAAGCGTTATACACTAATTCATCCGGGGAGACGGTCAATGTTCGCGTATGTATTTTATTTGAATGTAAATTGATTAGTTCGAGGATATATCCGTCGGAACGCGGTGTCGTCAACAAGCACCAATTATTTGCGGTTACACCGAGCAACCCATACACTTTTTTAATGTGCCGGATACCGGTATTCGTGTCTTCCGTATCCTCATACGGCGCAATATCCACCGTCCGCTCGTACTGCCTCTCTTCAATATTGAACGTATAGAGGCAGCTTTTATCATAACTGATTCCGGCGCTCACATTGATATCCGTATCAATATCTTCACGGTAATAATCGACTTTAATATGCAGCTTCTTTGCCGTAAAATCGGGAACAGCCTTATCAAGGCTCGAAAATACTTTTACATCGTTGGTGTAAGGCGACGGCAACCCGCTAAATGCAATAGGAATTTTGTACAGCAAACCGCCCGTATTGTCATACCAGTACACCCTGATACCGGTTTCCGTTCGACATACTACAATAAGACCATTGTTTGAATCCGCATACAGTCCTTCGATAGGTGGAAACGGCGTACCGCCGACTCCTTCTTGTCCGACGGTATCAACAAATTCACCGGTCTCATTAAAATGAATGACCGTATCGCGTAACGCAAGATTCTCCGTTTGATCGTATTCAATACGTTCTTCGTTGACCGTATCGACGGCAAACAAGTGCTTGTTCGGCGTTACGGCAAGATAGGTCGGATGATTAAGCGGATACGGCACGGCGCGGCGGGTCATAATTTTATCCGCTTGATCGGCGTCGATAAATGTCGGGCGGGGATTCTTTTCGGGATTATAATACAGCGCAAGCAAATCACCGAAAGACGTCAATTTCATAATTTTTCCCGCGCCTGAATTGCTTAAGTAAAAAATACCGTCATCCATGACTAACTGACTGTCGGGACGGACATACGGACTTGCCAGCTGAAATAAATCGAGCTGATCTTCAAAATTTCCGTATTTAATTGAAAAAAGTTGTTTGCGCTCCAAGTTCCCCGTTTTTTCTTTCCCGCACGAAACGGCACAAAGAGAAACAACGGCACACAAGAAAATACAGAGCCCTTTAACAAAATGACTGCGGTAACACATTACAATAATCCGGTTCCTTACG from Treponema vincentii harbors:
- a CDS encoding FAD-binding oxidoreductase, translated to MLPPPVSLKATDFPPTQSAPDIDELMMGSEGAFGVLTHVTLKISRLTAENRRYFSFMFKDWQSGRDAAREIMQAEAGYPSVFRLSDPEETDAMMKLYGVEGTPLESLMNLRGYKAHDRCMFLGWTEGERGFSSNLFRVVKKISKAHGGLYLTGYPAHKWEEGRFTDPYLRESLQDYGIIIDTMECSVTWEMMGRVHEKVRAFAKSRPNTVCMTHLSHAYEQGANLYFIFIGKFRDKEEYAEYQFGIFDNIMEQGAAMSHHHGVGKMTAAWVEQSIGTDRLNIFRALKKHFDPDNIMNPGGTLGIDMTDEQKRKPKFCSRTWDNPAY
- a CDS encoding GNAT family N-acetyltransferase, with the protein product MKFLSTLWHTAFCKENTMELIHQENRIYAENDTGKVIAEVTFPQENDSTVCLDHTFVDDSLRGQGVAGKLVKEVVDYAQKNGKKIRPQCSYAADWFNKHSEYADLVAH
- a CDS encoding DUF1538 domain-containing protein encodes the protein MNVLAEKCKEVIFSVLPIAVLICILNFLFVRVDYTFFIQFLIGVVFICIGLTIFLFGIDIGITPIGDVMGQFITAKNKISVVIIGALILGFFISIAEPDLQILGDQVMQVTKGAIPQTTLIVIVSIGVAVFLAVGLLTIVYHIPQHKAFTFSYGLILLCSIFSVREGISIAFDSSGATTGAITVPFVLAIAAGVSRMKKNSIASETDSFGLVGMVSAGAILSVLAITLIRQLPAFDNDFSISEPAAGASILTAISEAFKHAASESMLSLLPIAIIFLLTDVCSLRLKKNTLSGIIKGMIITFVGLMLFLAGVKTGFLDLGFLIGHKIGEIANLPLILIIGAFIGCVVILAEPAVYVLTKQIETVSAGYIPRKLVLIFLALGVSIATFLSMLRILIPAFQLWHILLPGYMVALALSWIVPELFVGMAFDAGGVASGPMTATFVLSFAQGLAAATPGANVLIDGFGIIAAVALAPVISLQVLGLLFYLKQRKGT
- a CDS encoding P-II family nitrogen regulator yields the protein MTAFSLLIILVPHGQARKIIHEGRELGLIGATTLLAQGTVKSKLLDFLGINQIQKELILTMGEHDKLTSIMEELNRRHKVTRKNFGIAFIIPITYSNKHFSGAMPPETQKEIQAMKSAIFTIVDRGRANDVVDATIEAGARGGTILHARGSGANQTKLIFDIEIEPEKEIVLTIVDPEQVEPVVAAIRSHSDIEKDGHGILFVLPITDAYGIK
- a CDS encoding PIN domain nuclease, translating into MILVDTSVLINFFRGRETVGTVYFEKLLEEQKHFCINEFIYQEILQGSKDEKEFSVLKSYLRDVPLYSLRLGICSFENAALLNFRCRRGGVTIRSTVDLLIAETAIENNIPLLHDDADFVNMARIITELKLAV
- the mnmA gene encoding tRNA 2-thiouridine(34) synthase MnmA; the encoded protein is MKIAVGLSGGVDSSVAAKLLIEEGHDVCGVTLRLLDEQTSIAKEQSERIIEEAAQAARLLGIPHRVYDFRTEFQKQIIDYFIKSYRSGETPNPCYICNRQIKFGLLLEQALREGCDAVATGHYAKVFQEPSGRYVLERGADVQKDQSYFLALLSQGQLSRTFFPLAELTKPAVRLIAEKTGLVNAHKSDSQDICFVPDGDYTAVIEALAPNAFPEGDFIDINGAKVGTHRGLHRYTIGQRRGLALPFGYPIYVVEKSAEHNTVTVGAGDSLLAAACSVREVNWIAEMPQEPFYAEVKTRYRQQLKKVCIEPSGIDRVRIVFTEPERAVARGQAAVFYCGSRVLGGGVIDNVEATGVV
- a CDS encoding LIC_12708 family protein: MCYRSHFVKGLCIFLCAVVSLCAVSCGKEKTGNLERKQLFSIKYGNFEDQLDLFQLASPYVRPDSQLVMDDGIFYLSNSGAGKIMKLTSFGDLLALYYNPEKNPRPTFIDADQADKIMTRRAVPYPLNHPTYLAVTPNKHLFAVDTVNEERIEYDQTENLALRDTVIHFNETGEFVDTVGQEGVGGTPFPPIEGLYADSNNGLIVVCRTETGIRVYWYDNTGGLLYKIPIAFSGLPSPYTNDVKVFSSLDKAVPDFTAKKLHIKVDYYREDIDTDINVSAGISYDKSCLYTFNIEERQYERTVDIAPYEDTEDTNTGIRHIKKVYGLLGVTANNWCLLTTPRSDGYILELINLHSNKIHTRTLTVSPDELVYNAFHLSSDGILSALLAGDKQADIVWWKTTEITGASKNE